The region GAGTGAAAAAACAATTAGAAGactgatttaagttttttaaggataaatttttatttgtattaagagTGCCCGAAACAAGCCAGCCAAGTTTTGTTTGCTGTAATTTAGGATAATGTTTACCTAAATCAATTGATTTTGAACATATGACGTCCCAGAATACATCAGCTCCCATCAATATGTCTATGGGTGCGGATATGTGAAAAGAAGGATCGGCTAGTTTGATATTAAGAGGCAATCGTATggattttatattaatgttacTGGAAGGTACCGATTTTGTTATTTGAGGTAAAACATAACATTCGACACAAAACTTATAGTCACCCGAAGATGAATCGATGGATAAGTTACAAGACTCTGCACTGTAGGAACATTGATTATTGATTCCTGTTACCGTGGAGCTTACGCTACGCCGCGAGACGCCGAGCTTTTCACAGAATTTACGTGTGACATAGTGTGCTGTTGCACCGTTGTCTAGAAGAACGCGAGCAGGATGTAGTATCCCGTATGCGCCGACCACGTTCACCAAGGCTGTGGAAAGCAGTATATTGGGTTtgttaatataatgtatgtcaGAAGATAAAGCAACTTCATTGAATTGTTCTGTGTGCTTCTGTGTATGTTTGTGAAGCAGGCTAGAGTGTGTAATATTGCAATATTTACAATGCGTCAGCTTGCAATATTTTTCCTTATGGCCAGGCCTGAGGCAGTTATTGCATATATTATTAAAGCTTTGCATTTTTATAATGCGAGAATCAATATCAAGATTTCTAAACTCAGGACAAGCAAATAAGAAATGATTTTGATTACACATTGGACATGAAATTACCTTTGTGtctgaattttttattttattgtaatttgtgttttttgattttatttcgaCTTTGTGTGTGTATTGTGAATTTTGTGTGTCTGAATGAATTTTGTATGTTGTAAGCTGTCTTTGCTTTTCATCTTGTTGTATTGCATCTAATAAGTCTGCTCTGTTTGTAAGAAAATCTAAGAATTGTTTGAGGCTAGGTGAAGTTGTAATTGAGTTTCGTTTTTCTTCCCATTCTCGAAATGTGACAGTATctaattttttgatcattataTGTGTAATTAATGTGTCCCAATGGTCAGTGGGTTGGCCAAGGGTATTTAAAGCagctaaatttttattaatagtgtcaattaattttcttataGCTTGGCAAGACTCTTGTGCAATAgcagtaaaatttaaaattgcatTAACATGGTTATTCACTAAAAGTCTCTCATTATCAAATCTACTAGACAAAAGCTGCCAGGCAATCGCATAATTTTTAGAAGTAAATTCTAAATTTTGTATCATATTTAAGGCGCTGCCTTTCAAAGATgcttttaaataatgaaatttattgaTTTCACCTATTGTGATATTCGTGTGAATAAGAGAAATATACGTATCTCGAAATGTGAGCCAGTGCTGAAAGTCGCCGTCGAAGGTAGGAAGATTGATTTTAGGTAGCCTGACGAAATCACGCAGTGCGTCCCGATTTCTGAGCTCGCTTCCCTCATTGGATTCGGAAACGGAAAGCATACGCCTGCTCTCTCGACTCCATTTATTTAAAAGCGTACGCGCTGATCCCACAAGTGAGAAATATTTTGTATCGAACTCTTCACGTTCTTGAAATAATTGTGTTGAATCTTCGGATAATAACTCCAGCTCCGTCTGAAACTTATCGTATTCAGTGTTTAGCGAATCTAATTTATTTAACCGAGATTCAAGATCGTTATACTGGTTTTCAGTTAGACTATCGCTATCTATGCtattaagaaaattttgaaatatggtAAGCTTTCCTTTAACGCTGCCGCGTAGTTTAATTAATTCTTTAATCTTCGTGTCAGACATTATTAACACGTATATATGCAAGGCAAGTTAGCAATAGGTAAATAATATAAGCTAATAAGCGACCGGCACTCGGCAAGATGAGTTTATAACCGGTTTCGCGTTGTGGCTTGAGCAACAATTGCTCGCTATGTGCACTTATAATACGAAGTGAATTAGCGAAACAGGTAATGAAATGATTACTAGTAAtggcaatataatataatatttctataatttgtatttgtaaGGTTTGGCTAAGTAATATATATCGTATAGTATAAATTGATAAGCAAAGTAAAGCAacgaaaactaatttttaatttacaattgtcttttaaattaaaattaattaatgattttaatacaagataatataagatattgaaattattttaatacaagatCCAAATAGAAGACGGAATAGAAGAAAGGAATAATATGGAACAAACTCACAAATGACCGTGTCCTCAATCCTTTTGTTTCCGCGATGAATTCCGTTATTTTGGCTGGTTTCTTGATATTATacaaaggccgaaggaccaaaTTGGATGGGCGTGTAAATGGGAAGAAGAGTAGACGCCTTGGTTATAACATGACTTTAATAATTTGACAACATAATATGATGTCTTGATACGTGATGTATGAATGACCGTCGCTGAAGCATTGTTGGACACGGAGAGCTGCGCCCGCGCCTCCCCGCGCTAACCGGTTCAAGACTTGAACCGGTTAGCGCGGGGACCTTAAAATCTTCCGCTGACCTTAAAATGCGCAAtgtatttatacttttaatatatCAGGGTTTCGCAATGCCGTTTTTTACAACATCAATGAAATCCACATTTATATActaatatttacatacatataaaatataagccttatcttattaatatacagggtgtccaaAAGTTATGAGACATGTAGGGaaaataccttaaatatcgtagatagtgtattttactgaaagaagactttatcttatttttaaaagttagtaattctacattcaaagatttttctaaaaattacttacctcgtctgggaatggaaccgacttaaatgtaaaaaaaaaaacccctacttttatgacatgtaaatatgaaaaagtagtcaattaagtgggtattttttgtaaattaattaattaaatgttcaaaatgtgacccctcttgtcttacgcaaatcgccaatcttttaatgagtccgcagccttttgattttcttataattttatggtgaatactcgatatgatatggcacaattctgtttgtaactcgcccacgttctcgtatcgcttttaaagtaaaaaaagactatgctataaagtattttaattatgaagtgggtacttatttacgaataatcaatgctatctatggaatgataatatctctacttttcggACGTCGTCGTCggtaataaataactttcttgaaatttgactcaaacattttacgttgctcctttcttttaaaatactatcttacttaagaagagttattagtttttggctattctttcgattggcatcgtaaaagtaggggtgttttttttacatttaagtcggttcgagtcccagacgaggcaagtacctaatttttagaaaatctttgaatgcagaa is a window of Leptidea sinapis chromosome 26, ilLepSina1.1, whole genome shotgun sequence DNA encoding:
- the LOC126972453 gene encoding uncharacterized protein LOC126972453, with amino-acid sequence MLSVSESNEGSELRNRDALRDFVRLPKINLPTFDGDFQHWLTFRDTYISLIHTNITIGEINKFHYLKASLKGSALNMIQNLEFTSKNYAIAWQLLSSRFDNERLLVNNHVNAILNFTAIAQESCQAIRKLIDTINKNLAALNTLGQPTDHWDTLITHIMIKKLDTVTFREWEEKRNSITTSPSLKQFLDFLTNRADLLDAIQQDEKQRQLTTYKIHSDTQNSQYTHKVEIKSKNTNYNKIKNSDTKVISCPMCNQNHFLFACPEFRNLDIDSRIIKMQSFNNICNNCLRPGHKEKYCKLTHCKYCNITHSSLLHKHTQKHTEQFNEVALSSDIHYINKPNILLSTALVNVVGAYGILHPARVLLDNGATAHYVTRKFCEKLGVSRRSVSSTVTGINNQCSYSAESCNLSIDSSSGDYKFCVECYVLPQITKSVPSSNINIKSIRLPLNIKLADPSFHISAPIDILMGADVFWDVICSKSIDLGKHYPKLQQTKLGWLVSGTLNTNKNLSLKNLNQSSNCFFTQNDEALLTRFWELESVHSKYNLSLEEQACEKSFAENTRRDNNGRFIVTIPLKESPEVLDESYHTAKCRLLALERRFERDPILKERYINFMTEYEELGHMTNTSKQFSELIHTQIYSYYLPHHGVIRESSSTTKLRVVFNGSSPTSNKK